CCATTGCATTGATGCTTCCGCGCACGCGGAAAGGATACTGCGGAGCAAATGCGGAGTCGCCGTTCACGCCGTCGCGCCTGTGGATTGTTAGGCGTGGCGCGGCGGCTCCTTGCTGATGGATGGAAATGGCAGGGCCTCCCGTCGCGCGGCTGGGTTCGGGCCACTGAATGCCATACGCCACATAACTTCCCTGGGGGATCTTCAGCTCGATGGCGCCCCCTCCCGGCGGAATGGATTGGCCCCCGACATAAATCCTGCGGTTCACGGGTTCGGGGGCGCTCACCGAATCTGCCGCCTCGGACGCGCTCGCCGTCGCGTGCCGAACCAGGAGTTTCGAGCACGCATTCCCGCGGTTCGGCGATTCCGCAAGCTGCGCAAGGACGGTGCCGGGAGGAAAACCGACCGCGAGTCCCACCCCTCGGCTGTTGCTGACGGGGAAACATTCGTAGAACGTCCCTTCAGCCTGTTGTGCGTGGCCGTCATCAAAGCTCACTGCGCCTGCGTAGTTGTCGTTCATCGCGAACAGCACCACCGTCTGGTCCGCCGCTGTTCCCGGCTCGCGATAATCGTAGCGCTCGAATGCAACAACATCCGCATCACTCCAGCGCGGACGCGTGCCGCCGCGGGCGAGTTGATGGTGCAGGTGGGCCAGATCAGGCATTTTTGGATCGCCGAATTGGCCGAGATACGGCGCGTTCGCAATTCGCGGAAAGAAGTCGGGCGGACTGGAATGATTGTAGCCGTCGGAATAAATGACGGGAATTCCCTCATGAAAGAAGTTGTATGCGTTGTGCAGTTCACGGCGATTCGCGAACGCGTCATCGTGGCTTTGCGCAAAAAGAACGCTGAAACGCGGGCTGAACGGCAGCATTGAGGGATCCCGCTGATCCAGCCCGCCAAGGCTTGCGCCTGGATTTCCAAGCACATTGTTGAAGTGCGAGTGCAGCGGCACGCTGAGGAGACGCATGCCGCGATCGAGATATTCCTGGTAACTTGGCGGAGCGCCAAGATGTTCGCCGAACAACAAGGCGTCGTTCCGAATCGCTTCCGCATCGTAACAGCTGTTGCGATTGTCGTCGGCTTCGATAAATCCGTTGCCCCCGGCATTGTTGCCGAATCCGTGAACCGCGTCATACATCGTCTGGATGCCGCCGGTGTAACCGTTGGGACTTGCGTTCACAGCATCGCCGAAAAACGTCGACGGCGTGTGCTTCACTGCGTCCAACCGAAAGCCGTCACACTTTGTTTCATGGAGCGTCCACATGGCCGCGCGAATCAGATAAGCATTCACGTCCTCCGCGACAGGGTCGCCCTGCGCGCCATTGAAGGGCCGCCAGGAGCCTGCGATCGCGGGCAGCGCCTGATCCATGTAATACTCGGGATTTGCCGGCTGGCGCACATAAGCCACTTTCGGCGTGGTGCTGCCTTCGGTCGCCCCGTGGTTCAGGTTCAACCCGCCGGGTTCGTTCGCAATATCGATCAAACCGCTGAGGGGCCGGTTTTGAATTTGAAACACGTTTCCGTAATCAATCGAACTGTCCCAGTTGCGGTACGTCCCGTCGCCCTGCCGTCGCACGTGAAAATCCTGCACGGTCATGCCGGGATAAAGGTTCGTGGGTGTGCTTGCCGTGTAACCGGGCGTGTCGAAGCCGCGATGATTCATGATGTTGTCGAAGTACACGCGAAGGCCGAATCGATGCGCCATCTCCACCAGATGCAACAATTCCTGTTTTGTACCGTAACGCGTGCGCACGGTTCCGCGCTGGTTTTTATCGCCGAGGTCGAAGGGATCGAACGGATCGTAGCCCACGGAAAACACGCTGCCTGCCTTGGCCGGGGGCGGAAGCCACAGGCTGGTGTAACCCGCCTCGGCAATCTCCGGCATTTTATCGGCGAGGTCGTTCCAGTTCACATTGAACAACTGCAGCATGGCTTCGCCGCGCGCCGTGTTCATCGCACAGAACATCATCAACGCAATTGCAGCGAATCGGGAAAAGAATGCAGGCGCGATCATGGGTCGTATTGAACAGAGTATACGTGAGGCTTGCGCCAGGACACCGCACGAAAATGCGGTAAGATGCGCGCGTCGGCGCAACTCGAGACTGTTCGCGATCTCTTTGCCCAAGCTGTCGATTCGCAGCGCAGGTTACCAAACCGTCTGTATCGCCGACTTCCCGGTCGGCAGGAGCAGGATTTCGCGGTGCCGGTGAAATGCTTCAGACGTCGGGTTCGTAACGCGGCGAACGTCTGGAAACCGGTCCAGAGAGAGGGGAGAAGAGAGTGGTGCAACTTATTCTCACGAGAGGCAGCGCAAGTCTCCCTCTCTTCCACTCGGAATGGAGGAGAGGGCCGGGGAGAGGAGGAGTGCTTGAACTTGGAAACGACGCCGACGCTGTAGAATGGACCAGAGCACCCTCTCCCTCTCTTTGCGTCGGCGCGCTCACAGGTATTTCATCAACATCGAGCCCACGTTCGCGGGAATCTCAAATTGCTGGTTGGCTAGGCGATCGGCCGCGAGGCGCGTGAGCCATTCCCGCGAGGTGTGAACCTCGCGCGCGGTTGCGAAATAACGTCCGCCGCTTTCCTTGATTTCGTATCCTCGAATCTGCAGCTGCACCGGCGAAGTTTCGCCGCGCAACTCCACTTCCAGGTCGAGGTTCTTCATCGACGAATCCAGCTTGAGACTGGTTGCGCGGCCGTACGGCGCGAGCAGAGACGCGTTGGCATATTGCAGAGCCATGGTTTCGACCATGCGATCCTTTGCGCTTGAGAATACACCCATGGCAGAACTATTCGGGTGATCGACCAATTTTTCAACTCCGCAATCCCCCCAGCTTCAGGCGCAGCCTTCACACTGTTCGAGTCGTGGACTGATTTGCGCTCAGAAAAAGTGCAAGGATGGTCGCGAAGCCAGCACTGAAGCGGACTGAAGTCCGCGCGCCGTTGATCGCCCGGAGCCTTGACTCTGAAGCCGTGTTTCCTGAGCTTGGCCGGAATATCGCCGGATTGATCGCTTGAGAACATTGCACCGCTACCTGCTGCGCCAGATTCTTGCCACGCTGCTCCTCACCGTGGCGGTTTTCACGTTCGTGCTCCTGCTCGGAAACGTTCTACGCGATGTTCTGCCCC
This window of the Verrucomicrobiia bacterium genome carries:
- a CDS encoding alpha-amylase family glycosyl hydrolase, which codes for MIAPAFFSRFAAIALMMFCAMNTARGEAMLQLFNVNWNDLADKMPEIAEAGYTSLWLPPPAKAGSVFSVGYDPFDPFDLGDKNQRGTVRTRYGTKQELLHLVEMAHRFGLRVYFDNIMNHRGFDTPGYTASTPTNLYPGMTVQDFHVRRQGDGTYRNWDSSIDYGNVFQIQNRPLSGLIDIANEPGGLNLNHGATEGSTTPKVAYVRQPANPEYYMDQALPAIAGSWRPFNGAQGDPVAEDVNAYLIRAAMWTLHETKCDGFRLDAVKHTPSTFFGDAVNASPNGYTGGIQTMYDAVHGFGNNAGGNGFIEADDNRNSCYDAEAIRNDALLFGEHLGAPPSYQEYLDRGMRLLSVPLHSHFNNVLGNPGASLGGLDQRDPSMLPFSPRFSVLFAQSHDDAFANRRELHNAYNFFHEGIPVIYSDGYNHSSPPDFFPRIANAPYLGQFGDPKMPDLAHLHHQLARGGTRPRWSDADVVAFERYDYREPGTAADQTVVLFAMNDNYAGAVSFDDGHAQQAEGTFYECFPVSNSRGVGLAVGFPPGTVLAQLAESPNRGNACSKLLVRHATASASEAADSVSAPEPVNRRIYVGGQSIPPGGGAIELKIPQGSYVAYGIQWPEPSRATGGPAISIHQQGAAAPRLTIHRRDGVNGDSAFAPQYPFRVRGSINAMGEVESGTNVSNRTYAIDVPVVTNSALDLIVRADASANNILVKIDGGMDLNSHLGIGPTDSFDRRDNPAGSATDLLMGYEQAEFRSRFGPERFAAAATSRNNIISPGAETYAYSVGAGSNGLVNGIGYGAAISEGTAAWTTHDPTNTTSILGVSPTTQRFPLQPNAGQPVDLYVRAGYEFLVNRCVVYYTTNGTVPEGSFGIGRPGTHVAMAEWVDDDWTDGTIDWWKATIPAHAQVDGTQVRYKVALFREGIAPMAGSSPAKVYGLTTFVITNFSPASARVWLHNNRNTNHTAAGLAEGFHIVRARAFLERDGKSSVFNTFAQTFYYDAVPPDGVIAFPPANGSTLNSASYEIVIRADSSVEGVEVNIADSNPANDDAVTGGTNGNGSMNGAPVFVPAAEVTPQNSLNVQHPTLPREFRFNYSSIPSGGAATITVRLKEATTAILPDRIRTLSRTVNTAAPSRVLFIHTPATNGPLPFASTNAALTIRACNTTAADGTANANNYSLRINGGLIPSSALTLSLSPACGTGFHSIAYRWTNVPAGPNEIQLTFNGSVVLTDTRTIFVTYPGSADVDSDGDGMSDLAEQVAGTDPHDASSVLRITELADGNRAVVWESVPGLTYQVLATTNLAAPPQPISPLIQASENLTAYYDQMSVVEQKFYRIQVVP